The Flavobacterium sp. CBA20B-1 genome includes the window ACATCGAACGACTGATGATTTTTGCCAACTTTATGAATCTTGCTCGATTCAATCCGGATGAGGTCTATCAATTGTTTATGGAAATGTTCATCGATTCTTGATTGGGTAATGGTTCCGAATGTGTATGGAATGAGCAGTTTTTCGGACGGCGGAAAGATGAGCAAGAAACCCTACATCAGCGGAAGTAATTATATTAAAAAAATGAGCGATTATCCCGATGGAGAATGGAATGAAAAGTGGGATGCGCTGTTTTGGAATTTTATCAACGACAACAAAGAATTTTTTGCTAAAAATCCAAGATTGGGAATGATGTTGAAAACATTGGAGAAAATGCCGGAAGAAAAACGAAAACAGCATTTGAGAACAGCGAAGGAAGTAATTGTGAATATGAAATGATTTTTTAAACATAAAATAATTTAATATCAATAGGAATGGGTTTTAACCCGTTATGCAAACGATTATTATACCTTTAGCACATCAAAAAAAGACTTCTCAGTAACATTTGTTACATAATTTGTGAGATATAATTCTGAAATTTGTTCCGAAAATAAACTAAATAATATTATGGAATGGATTTTAGAACCTTGGCCGTGGTATGTAAGTGGTCCTTTAATTGCTTTAACCATGTTTGCTTTGCTGTATGTGGGTAAAAACTTTGGAATGTCATCAAACCTTCGAACACTTTGCACCATGTGTGGAGCCGACAAAACATGTGATTTCTTTTGCTTTGACTGGAAAAATCAACGTTGGAATTTATTGGTAATGCTAGGTGCTGTTATCGGCGGTTTTGTCGCTGCTAATTATCTTTCTGAAAATCAAACACCTAACATTCATCCACAAACCATCGAGCAATTACAGCAAATGGGGATAAAAAGTGCTGGTACCTCATACGTGCCTACCGAACTTTTTGGTTCAGAAGCATTATCCAACCCAAAAACATTGGCAATATTGCTTATTGGTGGTGTTTTAGTAGGTTTTGGAGCTCGCTATGCAGGCGGTTGCACTTCTGGTCATTCTATTTCGGGCATCAGTAATTTACAACTGCCTTCATTAATAGCTACCATTGGATTTTTTATTGGCGGATTGCTTATGGTACATATCATTTTTCCGTTTATTTTTTAACTTAAATGCACCCTCAAATGAAAAATGTAATCTATTTAATCATCGGAACTTTCTTTGGAATTGTAATGTATAAATCCGAAGCTGCCTCATGGTTTAGAATATACGAAATGTTTAACTTTCAATCCATCCATATGTATGGGCTCATGGGCAGTGCTTTAGCTGTGGGAATTGTGCTTGTTCAGTACATTAAATCCAAAAAAATAAAAGATATTACTGGAAATCAAATCACTATTGCCGATAAAGAAAAAAGCATCGCTCGTTATTTAATTGGTGGGATTTTGTTTGGTTTGGGATGGGCGTTAGCTGGTGCTTGTCCCGGGCCGATGTTTGTTTTAACAGGTGCTGGATATTTTCCAATTTTAATTGTAATTTTAGGTGCAGTATTGGGCACATGGTTTTATGGTTTATTAAAAAACAAACTGCCTCATTAATTTTTTTACAATGGAAGATGTTATAAAAGAAACCTACGGAAATGTTTTTGAAAAGGATTTATTAGATGAAATTGTGTCGGTTGCGCAATTAGTGGAATTTAACGAAGGTGATGTATTGATTGATATTGGCAAATACATTAAAACCATGCCGCTTTTAATTCGGGGTGCCATTAAAATTATGCGCGAAGATTTCGATACCGGCGAGCTTCTCTTGTATTTTATTGAAAAAGGCGACACGTGTTCCATGACGTTAAACTGTTGCTTGGGCGATAAAAAAAGTGAAATTAGAGCAGTAGCCGAAAACAACGGTATGGTGGCAATGATTCCTGTAAACAAAATGGAAGAATGGCTGGCAAAATACAAAAGTTGGCGCGCGTATGTTTTTGAAAGCTACAACAACCGTTTCAATGAAATGTTGGCTGCCATAGACAATATTGCTTTTATGAATATGAACGAACGTTTACTGAATTATCTGCATGAAAAAAGCAAAATAAACCAATCGAATATTATTTCAAAAACACATCAAGAAATTGCTTATGAATTAAACAGTTCGCGCGTGGTGGTTTCAAGGTTGTTAAAAGCTTTGGAAAACGAAGGACACATTAAACTTAACAGAAACACCATTGAATTAATAAAATAACTATATTACCGATTAAAAGATAATAGACCCAGTTTTTTTTCACTGCGGTCTATTTTTTATTTTGTAAAATTTTCTTTATACTCTTATAAAACCCTGTGTATTTCTCAACATTTTCCGAAATTAAATATTTCCTAGCTTAAATATTTATAACCGTTTCAATTGTAATATCACAATATTTTAACTTCACAGTGTCAACTGAGAAGTTTTTCATATCTTATAAGTCTCCTCAAGATGTTTATATCTTAAACAATTAATAATTAAGTCTTTAACTGATTTTATATTAGTGTTAAACATAGCATGAAGTATTTAATGTTTACTCCTTTAAATTACGAAAAATATTTTAGAAAAACAAAATTTTTAACTATTTTTATAATCTTGTTATGTTATCCGCGCAGAAGTTTTATGAGAATAGTTCCTTAATGGACAAGGAGGAACTAACACCTCTTTTAAACATTATGAGAGAATTTTATAAAACTAAAGATGGCATTTGTTACTTGTGGATTTTCAGTAGTACGAGAAAAGGAAAACGCTCAGAGAGTGGCAAACCTTTTATAATTCCTATTGAAGAAGTTGAATGCTATCATTGTGGTTCTTGCGAATAACAGTAACAAGACCTAAGTAGTGTTTCCACAGCACTACTTTTTAATTTAATTAACATGAAACATACTTTACAAGCAGATTTAGATAAAATCTTGAATCTTCTAATTACAGACTTTACTAAACAATTTTCAATTTTAGAAATAACAGAAACTGTACTTAAAGAAAGATATATAAAACATAATGAAATAGAGCAACAAATGGTCTACAGTTTAAATACTGAATATGTTGAATCTTTGCTGAAATTTTTAAGTAATGAAGGCTTGGTTTATGTTAATGTGAATAAATTATACTGTATAACTGCCAAAGGGTTTGTTAAGTTTAAGACAGAAACATTTCAACAGGAAATAGACAATAAGAGACTGAATATAATACTCCAGAGAAGTGCATGGATATGTAGCATTGTTGCTGTTGTCATATCAGCAATTGCATTTACAACCACCATGCTCTTTCGCTCCAATAAGTCTTCAAATTATATTTATAAAATCGAAACCATTTCCATTCCTCAAAAAGGGAATTAAATACCAACGATACAATAAAATAATCAAAGTTGGGAGTAATATTATAAGTAATAGTATACATAATACTAACATAACATTTACTAAAAAATCATACATAATAATTTGGAATTTTCATTATTTTTTGCTAATATTTGCACAATTACATATCGAACAAAATCATAAAGCGTTAGCTGTTATTCTACCTTGCGGAATCTGGTAAATTCAATCATAGGTGTAGGATAAATAAGCAGAACGCTCACGTTTCGGCGTGGGCTTCTCTATTTATTACCTATAGGCTTACCAGAGCCCCGCAAGAATAAATAGTAGTAAGTCCCACGCTCTTTTTTATTTACAAATTTTCATTTTGGGACTGAATGAAATCAAATCTTTTACAAAATGAAAAAATTACTACTTATGGCAAGCTCGGTGTTATTAACACTTTCTTGCGGAACATCTGATGATTCATCATCTAACAATTCTAACAACAACTCTTCTTCAAAAATCACTCCCCCTGCTTGGATTCAAGGTACTTGGGTTAGAGAAGATGTTTCAAGTATTGGGTACACTCTCAGCTCTGATGATATTTGTAACTTTGTTAGCGGTACAACATTTTGTCAAAAAGAATATATTAACCTATACAAAGACAAAGATGTCGCTATAAATGTAGCGCAGTCAATTTCAGATACAGAGTATAAATGCTCTATTACAGTATCAATGCAAACTGCTACTTATCATTTTCAAAAACTAAGTCCAACGACAATTAAAATATTACAAGAACCTGGTGGAATTAGTGGTAATATACTTAAAAAACAATAGGTTATGTTAGCAAAAATAAAAAACATAATAAGTGATCTGAATTACGAAAAACATCTTCAGCTAATATTTAGTGATATAGATATTTATTCAGAAAAAAGCAGCAAACCGATCTTTAATAAATTTAACGTTTTTAAAGTATTGATTTCTGTTTTGGGAGAACAGATAAGAGTAACTCTTACAATTGACAATCATGTATATGCAGATTATGGAACAAACATGATTAATATGGAATATGAGAAAGATGAAATCACAATTAAAAAGATGATTTATCAAAGACCTTCTCACAATACTTGTAATGTCACTATAACAGACAAATTCATTAGATTTGAACAACAAATTAGGAATAAACCTGCTACAATGCAGACACTATTTCAATTTGAAAATATTGTCATTACACTTTTTGAATGTAAATCAATGAAAATTGTACCTTATAAAGTTGATAGTTACATAGATTACAATGTAAAATCAACATCTGTTCCACAACAAAAAGCATGTTATATAGCAACCCTCGCTTATGAAGATATAAACCATCCTCAAGTAGAGTACTTAAGAAAATACAGAGATAATACTCTAAATAAAACAATCCTCGGCAAGGAATTTATTAAGTTTTATTACAAAAATTCACCAAAGTTAGTTTATAAAATAAAGTCTTTTAAAAAGATGAACGTACTAATCAAGTATTGTTTAAATACATTTATTTATATACATTCACAAATCAATAAAAATCTATAACTATGAATCAGAATCAAGAAATATTAAATCGTTTTTTAGATAAAATGACATTAGAGAAAGAACAAATTATAAAAGAAATTAGAAGTAGTGATTTATCAAATACTGATTTATTAGCATTAGATGAAAAATTTCTTTATCCTTTCCGTAATGAGTATTTACTTAGTGTACCTGACGTGCTTGTAACTGATGTATATTTTTCAGGGATATGTATAGATAAGGGAATTTCTGCTTATCTGGAAATATCAGAGTGTCTTGTGAAAAGTAATAAATCTTTGTAAGTCCCCTCCCCCCTAAATATTTTATACGAATCTCGAATGGCAAATCTTTTTTCTTAAATTCAAAATTTGTTTTTGAAATATAATTTAAAACTTGGATTATAAAATCCCGATTAATTCCACACTCATCATTTAAATGTGGTGAGTGTTTTTTATTTTTCTCTTTCATCTCATTTGTGTATTGTTGTATATAGTTACCCTTTTATTTTATGATGTGTAACAATTGTTACTGCACAACTTTTTAGGCTGATCTACCTTTGCTGTATAAATCATTCAAAAAGATATGGCAGCAGATTTAATGGGCTATTTATTAGCAATTCTTGTAGGTATTTCGCTGGGATTAATTGGCAGCGGCGGATCTATTCTAACGGTTCCAATTCTAGTC containing:
- a CDS encoding YeeE/YedE family protein encodes the protein MEWILEPWPWYVSGPLIALTMFALLYVGKNFGMSSNLRTLCTMCGADKTCDFFCFDWKNQRWNLLVMLGAVIGGFVAANYLSENQTPNIHPQTIEQLQQMGIKSAGTSYVPTELFGSEALSNPKTLAILLIGGVLVGFGARYAGGCTSGHSISGISNLQLPSLIATIGFFIGGLLMVHIIFPFIF
- a CDS encoding YeeE/YedE family protein, with translation MKNVIYLIIGTFFGIVMYKSEAASWFRIYEMFNFQSIHMYGLMGSALAVGIVLVQYIKSKKIKDITGNQITIADKEKSIARYLIGGILFGLGWALAGACPGPMFVLTGAGYFPILIVILGAVLGTWFYGLLKNKLPH
- a CDS encoding Crp/Fnr family transcriptional regulator, which gives rise to MEDVIKETYGNVFEKDLLDEIVSVAQLVEFNEGDVLIDIGKYIKTMPLLIRGAIKIMREDFDTGELLLYFIEKGDTCSMTLNCCLGDKKSEIRAVAENNGMVAMIPVNKMEEWLAKYKSWRAYVFESYNNRFNEMLAAIDNIAFMNMNERLLNYLHEKSKINQSNIISKTHQEIAYELNSSRVVVSRLLKALENEGHIKLNRNTIELIK
- a CDS encoding CFI-box-CTERM domain-containing protein, whose product is MLAKIKNIISDLNYEKHLQLIFSDIDIYSEKSSKPIFNKFNVFKVLISVLGEQIRVTLTIDNHVYADYGTNMINMEYEKDEITIKKMIYQRPSHNTCNVTITDKFIRFEQQIRNKPATMQTLFQFENIVITLFECKSMKIVPYKVDSYIDYNVKSTSVPQQKACYIATLAYEDINHPQVEYLRKYRDNTLNKTILGKEFIKFYYKNSPKLVYKIKSFKKMNVLIKYCLNTFIYIHSQINKNL